A region from the Bacteroidales bacterium genome encodes:
- a CDS encoding rubrerythrin family protein translates to MDKSIKGTQTEKNLLKAFAGESQAKNRYTFFSKKAKEEGFEQIAELFMTTALQEEAHAKIFFRFLEGGPVEITATYPAGSIGTTAENLKASAMGEHEEWTDLYPHFAEIAEQEGFKKIATAFKLIAKIEKEHEERYKKLLERVESGKVFEREEDVEWVCRKCGHVHKGKKALKNCPVCNHPEAYFEEKGTNY, encoded by the coding sequence CTACTTAAAGCATTTGCTGGCGAATCACAGGCTAAAAACCGCTATACCTTTTTTTCAAAGAAGGCCAAGGAAGAAGGTTTTGAGCAAATTGCTGAACTATTTATGACCACTGCATTACAAGAAGAAGCACATGCTAAGATATTTTTTAGATTTTTAGAAGGAGGTCCTGTTGAAATTACCGCAACATACCCCGCGGGCTCAATTGGAACAACCGCAGAGAACCTAAAAGCCTCAGCAATGGGCGAGCATGAGGAGTGGACTGATTTGTATCCACATTTTGCAGAGATAGCCGAGCAAGAAGGTTTTAAGAAAATTGCTACCGCATTTAAACTTATTGCTAAAATTGAAAAAGAGCACGAGGAGAGGTATAAAAAGTTGCTTGAAAGAGTGGAGTCTGGTAAAGTGTTTGAACGCGAAGAGGATGTAGAATGGGTGTGTCGTAAGTGCGGACATGTTCATAAGGGAAAGAAAGCATTAAAAAATTGCCCAGTTTGTAATCATCCAGAGGCTTATTTCGAAGAAAAGGGAACTAATTATTAG